From Erwinia sp. HDF1-3R, one genomic window encodes:
- a CDS encoding Ig-like domain-containing protein, with protein sequence MTNFTSQLKPHPDAVPVRLRWLVWLNIAVQFAFPMAVTFTPAIAGAGGQYFLNAPTKQVMPQTRLYILCESETVAMVAKKYNMSLEQLRKLNQFRTFAHGFDHLKPGDELDVPQAPLPEVQWDNQATGEESADVKDNPAHKVASIASQAGGFLANNPNGDAATSMARGMASGAASGEVQQWLSRFGTARVQLDADENFSLKNSHLELLVPLYDQGSNLVFTQGRLHRTDDRTQANLGFGMRYLTPAYTLGGNVFGDYDLSRGHARAGLGLEYWRDYLRLSANSYMRVTGWKDSPDITDYQERPTNGWDIRANAWLPSLPQLGGKLTFEQYYGKEVALFGVDKRQNNPRAITAGVNYTPVPLITLNAERRQGQSGTNEHRFGVDMNYQLGVPWRSHINPNAVAALRSLAGSRYDLVERNNNIVLEYRKKEVIRLNLNNLIKGYAGEKKSLGVNVTTKYDLDRIEWTSPSLIAAGGKIIHEGAGYFVVIPNYSSAASGINNHKISAVAIDKKGNISAQKETQVTVTQAAIEYKNSTFTPGEVTLPADGKSQKELTLKVNDGNGNPIDIDSNEISVDIKGGHTSTLTNFKRKAIGEYTVILTSGIVPESFSITPLTREVELPSAKITITADNESAVIDNIEVITNNSKADGESENRIKVTVIDPHGNKVPNQKINIKSTGNVNVKESVDSDDNGEAMLSITSKEAGDSKITVSLSNNASKDAVVTFIADDNTAGLLDDNFTILPEVSVADGKTVKHVRVLVTDNNKNPVKNLSVTFSAGNNAILASKTVSTDLEGVASTTLTNINAGTIKVTATVNSHEHTKDTVFTADTVTAKVISVLPSKSSGDADGKSPLVFTALIKDEFNNPLAGVPVDWKSNRDSDIVKISALQSITNENGEAVTEITSSKALSVVITALTNSSFKNADPVSFVADATKGLITHLTTDKTSINADGTESATISATVQDVNGNPLNGITVTMNSDTNAIISPESTVTNSEGLAVSTLKTKHAGKINIQARLDNGEKKTIVLSSTADAKTALVTLKINKPEIEVGSTPVEMTAKVVDSNNNPLVGTNVMWRSDSNELNTYMSLTNEEGVASAKLSGTQARVTSVTAEIFNGIKASSKITFLAGDADKDYSQLSVKPQSIFANGVDNSVAELILKDRWGNPVDVESIKWSAENDSIKIIESDKGSGIYRASVKGNKEGTWLITANSGNVNLQTPLGLIANEKDATFESVNVEGSGTVKADGKTTVKIRAQISDSNGNKKLPGVSIGWKTNLGVLSSPISKTNDDGIAEISLSSSIIGQATVVALLGGGQNMSADKAITFTADEISEDKSSLNLSPATIVAGKDTAIATIVARDINGNLISGLQNDISLVFSTDLPLTTTPFTETENGVYQARITGTKAGKTEVKGQIKNVTIKSRANITVKSDTLSVGLIGEIAVSALSTAVGGNVTYTAMLTDKNGNPIESGFPVTWSANEGSILSSQVSTTDNDGKVVVNLVRNKAGTAKVDLLLATTSVSAPDVSFTADVPDADHSELTLTPSTIIAGKESAVLALTLRDKYDNLLSGQDVIGVSDNNAIIPGKANSTRPGHYQFEVTSKKSGTGNLTVKVNQTTFGQNKVLTVKGDVSNWNISNITTDRTSFTAGDEKGVTYKATVTDSLGNVLPNVVVSWNLTGKAESFTPTSRSDSNGIVSVTIKSSTSGQLLMTAYLDEKHYSRAGVVIVNPGDIDSKSSSFAADKTLITVDTNSSVTFTVTLKDRYGNPVNSAPVKIRVTGSPTDFKLTSVTNVSEGIYHATGKSSVRGKYELEASVSGTVIDKKITITVDSVTPDLKFDNRDQTVTYAKTFKDSQSVNGMPAALKPTWSSSDPKVATVDSTGKVTLLKSGQTKIVVFTAGNEFYNSATASYNLIVNKANPMIDSVTKKITAVWNDKKDQRIVASFLNPDVGNTLAFKFSSSDTAVATVDKSGSITPVKPGYAAFKVNTEETDQFLPGVLEISYTLEKAKVDLSGSKQESFDLISANSVDISHLSIPDESAPYLDVYSSNESVAKWDGALIRFITPGKATLSFGAKVNDYFEFYNSFNYELTLKGATISSLNVKGFRFQADQGFPATGIDGANFKLELTGGAVSDFDWKSDTSWSTVSADGTVKFNDGGQSGQKVTIQGVSKKNPDYILSYSFTLAHWFYIPGRIEDVAPNMFYHAVSKQQCISSSGSLSAVELIYLDKGNRRIGALYSEWGDVSAYNSNLHSNDVYWAIENIGERYKTFSLSRYADTNAYAHEEKWTLCRR encoded by the coding sequence ATGACTAACTTTACCTCCCAACTTAAACCCCATCCTGACGCCGTACCCGTACGATTGCGGTGGTTGGTTTGGCTGAATATCGCCGTTCAGTTCGCCTTCCCGATGGCGGTGACCTTTACGCCCGCCATTGCGGGCGCAGGTGGCCAGTACTTTCTGAATGCCCCGACAAAACAGGTCATGCCGCAGACGCGGTTATATATCCTGTGTGAGAGTGAAACGGTGGCTATGGTGGCCAAAAAGTACAATATGAGTCTGGAGCAGCTGCGGAAGCTCAATCAGTTCCGCACCTTTGCACATGGCTTTGACCATCTGAAGCCTGGCGATGAGCTGGATGTCCCCCAGGCTCCCCTGCCAGAGGTTCAGTGGGATAATCAGGCAACCGGAGAGGAGTCAGCAGATGTGAAGGATAATCCGGCGCATAAGGTTGCCTCTATTGCTTCTCAGGCTGGCGGTTTCCTGGCAAATAACCCAAATGGTGATGCCGCGACTTCGATGGCCAGGGGAATGGCCTCAGGTGCTGCCAGCGGTGAAGTGCAGCAGTGGCTCAGCCGCTTCGGCACCGCCCGCGTACAATTGGATGCTGATGAGAACTTTTCACTGAAGAACTCACACCTTGAGCTGCTGGTTCCGTTGTACGACCAGGGCAGCAATTTGGTGTTCACTCAGGGCAGACTGCACCGCACGGATGATCGCACCCAGGCCAATCTCGGCTTCGGGATGCGTTATCTTACCCCTGCATATACACTGGGGGGCAACGTCTTCGGCGATTATGACCTCTCCCGGGGCCATGCGCGGGCAGGTCTGGGGCTGGAGTACTGGCGTGACTACCTCAGGCTCAGCGCTAACAGCTATATGCGTGTGACAGGTTGGAAGGATTCTCCGGATATTACGGATTACCAGGAGCGCCCGACGAACGGCTGGGATATCCGGGCTAATGCCTGGCTGCCTTCACTGCCACAGCTGGGTGGGAAGCTGACGTTCGAGCAGTACTATGGTAAAGAGGTCGCGTTGTTCGGAGTGGATAAACGTCAGAATAATCCACGCGCCATCACGGCGGGGGTAAACTATACGCCGGTTCCACTGATAACATTAAATGCTGAGCGGCGGCAGGGGCAATCAGGTACCAATGAGCATCGTTTTGGTGTTGATATGAACTACCAATTAGGTGTGCCGTGGCGTAGTCATATAAACCCTAATGCGGTGGCAGCCTTGCGCAGCCTGGCGGGCAGCCGATATGACCTGGTGGAACGGAATAACAATATTGTATTGGAATATCGCAAAAAAGAAGTTATCCGGCTTAATTTGAATAACCTAATCAAAGGTTATGCAGGTGAAAAAAAATCACTTGGTGTCAATGTAACGACTAAATATGATTTAGACAGAATCGAATGGACGTCTCCTTCACTGATTGCTGCTGGCGGTAAAATTATCCATGAAGGGGCTGGCTATTTTGTCGTTATACCGAATTATAGCTCAGCGGCGTCTGGTATAAATAATCACAAAATTAGCGCTGTAGCTATCGATAAGAAAGGAAACATATCCGCACAGAAAGAAACACAGGTTACGGTCACTCAAGCTGCTATAGAATATAAAAACAGCACATTCACGCCAGGTGAAGTAACGTTGCCAGCCGATGGGAAGTCTCAGAAAGAATTAACACTTAAGGTAAATGATGGCAATGGTAATCCAATAGATATTGATAGCAATGAAATAAGTGTTGATATTAAGGGGGGACATACCTCCACGCTTACTAATTTTAAACGTAAAGCAATAGGTGAATATACTGTTATTCTAACTTCAGGTATTGTTCCAGAGAGTTTTTCTATTACTCCTTTAACAAGAGAGGTCGAACTCCCATCAGCAAAAATAACCATAACAGCAGATAATGAAAGTGCTGTTATCGATAATATTGAGGTTATCACTAACAATTCTAAAGCCGATGGCGAATCAGAGAATAGAATTAAGGTGACTGTTATTGACCCTCATGGGAATAAAGTTCCAAATCAGAAGATAAACATCAAGTCCACTGGTAATGTTAATGTAAAAGAATCTGTTGATTCTGATGATAATGGTGAGGCAATGTTATCAATAACCAGCAAGGAAGCTGGTGATAGCAAAATTACCGTAAGTTTAAGTAATAACGCCAGCAAAGATGCTGTGGTTACATTTATTGCTGATGATAATACGGCAGGACTTCTGGATGATAACTTTACTATTTTACCAGAAGTATCTGTAGCTGATGGTAAAACGGTAAAACACGTACGTGTTTTAGTCACTGATAATAATAAAAACCCTGTGAAAAACTTGAGTGTGACTTTCAGCGCTGGCAATAATGCTATCTTAGCTTCTAAGACGGTTAGCACGGATCTGGAAGGAGTTGCATCAACAACATTAACAAATATCAATGCGGGCACTATTAAAGTTACTGCAACTGTAAATAGTCATGAGCATACAAAAGACACTGTTTTTACAGCAGACACGGTTACAGCTAAAGTCATATCTGTATTGCCTTCAAAGAGTTCAGGGGATGCTGATGGTAAAAGTCCTTTGGTTTTCACAGCATTAATTAAAGACGAATTTAACAATCCTCTCGCTGGGGTTCCAGTAGACTGGAAATCGAATCGTGATAGCGACATAGTAAAAATTAGCGCTTTACAAAGTATAACTAATGAGAATGGTGAGGCTGTAACTGAAATAACCAGCAGCAAAGCATTAAGTGTTGTGATTACTGCTTTGACGAACTCATCCTTTAAAAATGCTGACCCTGTCTCTTTTGTAGCGGATGCCACAAAAGGGTTAATTACTCATTTAACCACTGATAAGACCAGCATCAACGCCGATGGTACAGAAAGTGCAACAATTTCTGCTACCGTTCAGGATGTTAATGGTAATCCATTGAATGGGATTACGGTTACTATGAACAGTGATACCAATGCTATTATATCGCCTGAAAGTACGGTTACTAATAGTGAAGGTTTAGCTGTTTCAACATTAAAGACAAAACATGCCGGAAAGATAAATATACAGGCGCGCCTGGATAATGGAGAGAAAAAAACGATTGTTTTGAGTTCAACTGCGGATGCAAAAACTGCACTTGTTACACTAAAAATAAATAAACCTGAAATTGAGGTTGGTAGCACGCCTGTTGAGATGACTGCAAAAGTAGTTGATAGTAATAATAATCCTCTCGTTGGCACGAATGTGATGTGGAGAAGCGACAGTAATGAACTAAATACTTATATGTCGTTAACCAACGAAGAAGGAGTGGCGTCAGCGAAACTTAGTGGAACACAGGCAAGAGTTACCTCTGTTACCGCAGAGATTTTTAATGGTATAAAAGCTTCCTCTAAGATTACGTTCCTGGCAGGGGATGCCGACAAAGATTACAGCCAATTATCTGTTAAGCCTCAGTCAATATTCGCTAACGGGGTTGATAATTCTGTCGCTGAGCTGATTTTAAAAGATCGCTGGGGTAATCCTGTTGATGTGGAAAGTATTAAATGGTCGGCTGAAAACGATAGCATTAAAATTATAGAGTCAGATAAGGGTAGTGGTATTTATCGTGCTTCTGTAAAGGGCAATAAGGAAGGAACCTGGCTCATAACTGCAAATAGTGGTAATGTTAATTTGCAAACGCCTTTGGGGCTGATTGCGAATGAAAAAGATGCTACCTTCGAAAGTGTTAACGTGGAGGGTTCGGGAACTGTTAAAGCCGATGGAAAAACAACGGTAAAAATTCGTGCACAAATAAGCGATAGTAATGGAAACAAGAAGTTACCCGGTGTATCTATTGGCTGGAAGACTAATCTAGGTGTCCTGTCCTCACCAATAAGTAAAACCAATGATGATGGAATTGCGGAAATCTCTCTCTCCAGCTCTATAATTGGTCAGGCGACTGTAGTAGCTTTACTGGGAGGTGGTCAGAATATGAGTGCAGATAAGGCAATAACCTTTACTGCTGATGAAATATCAGAAGATAAATCTTCGCTTAACCTTTCTCCAGCTACAATAGTTGCAGGAAAGGATACTGCCATTGCTACTATTGTAGCCAGAGATATTAATGGAAATTTAATTTCCGGCTTACAGAATGATATTTCATTAGTGTTTTCAACAGATTTACCTCTGACGACTACGCCTTTTACCGAAACCGAGAATGGAGTTTACCAGGCTCGCATCACTGGAACAAAGGCCGGAAAGACTGAGGTTAAAGGTCAAATCAAAAATGTCACAATAAAAAGTCGTGCTAATATTACAGTTAAATCGGATACCCTCTCCGTTGGACTCATAGGTGAAATCGCAGTTTCAGCCTTGTCTACGGCAGTCGGTGGTAACGTTACCTATACTGCAATGTTAACTGATAAAAATGGCAATCCCATAGAGAGTGGTTTCCCGGTTACATGGAGCGCCAATGAAGGGAGCATCTTGAGTTCGCAGGTAAGCACAACTGATAATGATGGGAAAGTAGTCGTCAATCTAGTTCGTAACAAGGCAGGTACCGCTAAAGTTGATCTGCTCTTAGCGACAACATCTGTTTCGGCACCCGATGTTAGTTTCACTGCGGATGTGCCTGACGCGGATCACTCTGAATTAACGCTTACTCCATCAACTATCATTGCGGGAAAAGAGTCAGCAGTGCTGGCGCTTACTTTGCGTGATAAATACGATAATCTTTTGTCGGGACAGGATGTCATCGGCGTGAGTGATAATAACGCTATTATTCCGGGAAAAGCCAACAGTACTCGTCCGGGACACTATCAGTTCGAAGTGACAAGTAAAAAATCGGGGACAGGCAATTTAACGGTTAAAGTGAATCAGACCACTTTTGGACAGAATAAAGTACTGACCGTAAAGGGGGATGTTAGTAACTGGAATATATCAAATATCACTACCGATAGGACCAGTTTTACTGCCGGGGATGAAAAGGGAGTAACATATAAAGCAACGGTCACTGACTCCCTGGGTAACGTATTACCTAATGTGGTAGTATCCTGGAACTTAACCGGTAAAGCAGAATCGTTCACACCCACTTCTCGATCTGACTCGAACGGTATAGTTTCCGTTACTATTAAAAGTTCAACTTCCGGTCAGCTATTGATGACAGCTTATCTGGATGAAAAACACTACTCCCGGGCAGGTGTTGTTATTGTCAACCCTGGCGATATTGACAGTAAAAGCTCCAGCTTTGCTGCAGACAAGACATTAATCACTGTTGATACAAACAGTAGTGTGACTTTCACAGTAACGTTAAAGGACCGTTATGGTAATCCTGTCAATTCAGCTCCTGTTAAAATCAGGGTTACTGGCTCGCCTACAGATTTCAAACTGACGTCTGTTACAAATGTGTCAGAGGGAATCTATCATGCGACAGGTAAATCTTCTGTTCGGGGAAAATACGAACTGGAAGCATCGGTATCGGGTACTGTTATTGATAAAAAGATCACTATTACTGTCGATTCCGTTACCCCTGATCTGAAATTTGATAATCGCGATCAAACTGTTACCTACGCTAAAACATTCAAGGATTCTCAGTCAGTCAATGGCATGCCAGCTGCACTCAAGCCAACCTGGTCCAGTTCTGATCCTAAAGTTGCGACCGTTGATTCAACAGGGAAGGTAACCTTACTTAAGTCTGGTCAAACGAAAATCGTTGTTTTCACGGCAGGAAACGAATTTTATAACTCAGCAACAGCGAGTTATAACCTTATCGTTAATAAAGCGAATCCCATGATTGATTCTGTTACTAAAAAGATAACGGCAGTCTGGAATGACAAAAAGGATCAACGAATTGTTGCTTCATTCCTTAACCCGGATGTTGGAAATACATTAGCATTCAAATTTTCTTCATCAGACACTGCGGTTGCAACAGTGGATAAATCTGGTTCGATTACTCCAGTTAAGCCAGGATATGCGGCTTTTAAAGTTAATACAGAGGAGACCGATCAGTTCCTGCCGGGTGTTTTAGAAATCAGCTATACACTTGAAAAGGCCAAAGTTGACCTGTCGGGTTCTAAACAAGAAAGTTTTGATTTGATTTCAGCTAATTCAGTTGATATTTCTCATCTCTCAATTCCTGATGAGAGTGCACCATATCTTGATGTTTATTCATCCAATGAATCGGTGGCGAAATGGGACGGTGCATTAATCAGATTTATTACCCCCGGCAAAGCAACTCTATCCTTTGGCGCAAAAGTCAATGATTATTTCGAATTTTATAATAGTTTTAACTATGAGTTGACGCTGAAGGGCGCGACCATTTCTTCATTGAATGTCAAAGGGTTCCGCTTCCAGGCCGATCAGGGCTTTCCAGCTACAGGGATAGACGGTGCCAATTTCAAATTAGAACTTACTGGTGGTGCTGTCAGTGATTTTGATTGGAAAAGTGATACCTCATGGTCTACGGTCTCTGCCGATGGTACGGTAAAATTTAACGATGGTGGCCAATCGGGTCAAAAAGTTACAATTCAGGGTGTTAGTAAAAAGAATCCTGACTATATCCTGAGTTATAGTTTTACGTTAGCTCATTGGTTCTATATACCTGGCCGCATTGAAGATGTTGCTCCAAACATGTTCTATCACGCTGTATCTAAACAACAATGTATAAGCTCCTCAGGTTCTCTATCAGCCGTTGAACTTATTTATTTAGATAAAGGAAATAGAAGAATTGGTGCGCTTTATTCAGAATGGGGAGATGTATCTGCATATAACAGTAATCTTCATTCCAATGATGTTTACTGGGCTATCGAAAATATTGGGGAAAGATACAAGACTTTTTCCTTGTCGAGATATGCTGATACCAATGCATATGCTCATGAAGAAAAATGGACTCTATGCCGTAGATAA
- a CDS encoding helix-turn-helix domain-containing protein, with product MAHSDANVLRDVGKTRPVLEHITNKWSILILTVLCSRPSRFNEIRRRLDGITHKALADALKRLERNGLVIREVLPTSPVGVEYSLTPLAQTLQQPFIALYDWALEHGAALDKAQAAYDLTHAGESRQETAAD from the coding sequence ATGGCACATTCAGACGCTAACGTATTGAGAGACGTAGGGAAAACCCGCCCGGTACTGGAACATATCACCAATAAATGGTCGATTTTAATTCTCACGGTGCTCTGTTCCAGGCCTTCCCGCTTTAATGAAATCCGTCGTCGGTTGGATGGGATCACCCATAAAGCGCTGGCAGATGCGCTGAAGCGACTCGAACGTAATGGCCTGGTGATCCGCGAAGTTCTTCCCACATCCCCGGTTGGGGTTGAATATAGCCTCACGCCGCTGGCACAAACGTTACAACAGCCGTTTATCGCGCTGTATGACTGGGCGCTGGAACATGGAGCGGCACTGGATAAAGCCCAGGCCGCGTATGACCTGACCCATGCGGGTGAAAGCAGGCAAGAGACGGCAGCGGATTAG
- a CDS encoding SDR family oxidoreductase: MSRLENKVAVILGGAKGIGLAISQRFASEGATTWFTSRRDEELQAAGLKISGKSNPLQADVSQQSELIRIMDTVKAESFQIDALVINAGMTDYATIDDISPSHFDQIFGLNVRAAVFALQAALPLLKPGASVILIGSIADVLGTEGYGVYSASKAALRSFARTWTRELSSRGIRINVVAPGPVDTEMMQAASEELRKEIISAIPLSRMGRPEEVANAALFLASDESSYIAGAEICVDGGLTQV, from the coding sequence ATGAGCAGACTGGAAAATAAAGTCGCTGTAATACTGGGCGGCGCTAAAGGAATTGGCCTGGCCATCAGCCAGCGTTTTGCCAGCGAAGGTGCAACGACCTGGTTCACATCGCGTCGTGACGAAGAGTTGCAGGCGGCAGGCCTGAAGATATCGGGTAAATCGAACCCGTTGCAGGCCGATGTCAGTCAGCAGAGCGAGCTGATACGCATTATGGATACGGTAAAGGCTGAATCATTCCAGATAGATGCGTTGGTGATCAATGCCGGGATGACGGACTATGCCACTATTGATGATATAAGTCCGTCGCATTTTGACCAGATTTTTGGTCTTAATGTGCGGGCGGCCGTTTTTGCGTTGCAGGCCGCGCTGCCGCTCCTTAAACCCGGCGCAAGCGTTATCCTGATTGGTTCCATTGCTGATGTGCTGGGTACCGAGGGTTACGGCGTTTACAGCGCCAGCAAAGCGGCCCTGCGATCCTTTGCCCGGACCTGGACACGCGAGCTCTCTTCGCGCGGTATCCGAATCAATGTGGTGGCTCCCGGCCCTGTTGATACGGAAATGATGCAGGCCGCCTCCGAAGAGTTGCGCAAGGAAATAATCAGCGCGATCCCGTTGAGCCGCATGGGCAGGCCTGAAGAAGTGGCCAACGCCGCGCTGTTTCTGGCAAGCGATGAAAGTAGCTATATTGCAGGCGCTGAAATTTGTGTGGATGGCGGCCTGACGCAGGTTTAA
- a CDS encoding cupin, which produces MQQEEFVKQLAEQGFDTPVVVEREPNGRLEHHAHPFEAKALILAGEITILSQSGEKTWRVGEVFHLQRDEPHSEFFGPEGVRYLSGRKSARP; this is translated from the coding sequence ATGCAGCAGGAAGAATTCGTAAAACAGCTGGCTGAGCAGGGTTTTGACACGCCGGTGGTGGTGGAGCGCGAACCTAACGGCAGGCTGGAGCACCACGCGCATCCCTTTGAAGCGAAAGCGCTGATTCTGGCGGGTGAGATAACCATTCTTAGTCAGAGCGGGGAAAAAACCTGGCGCGTGGGCGAGGTGTTTCATCTCCAGCGCGATGAGCCCCATTCCGAATTCTTTGGACCTGAGGGCGTTCGTTACCTCTCCGGCAGAAAGAGCGCGCGGCCCTGA
- a CDS encoding YoaK family protein translates to MLIRTDEARTLNTDSWLACLLAAVAGALNTVAFEIVGFFAANMTGNVSSLSDNLARFRWNGGIFFLSIVLFFIFGALLSTLIINAGRRRGLRGIYAFVIVIEALALMVLGVAELSFTLPGAVLILALSLLMGLQNAVVTRISNARVRTTHVSGTATDIGIEMAMLIDILRRQESPSEATAYLDRLKLHALTIAGFLVGGIVGIWAWSLLGYAFLIVAGCVLMVMSLLSLHHAKARYSAAASGTLK, encoded by the coding sequence ATGTTGATTCGTACCGATGAAGCCAGAACGCTCAATACTGACAGCTGGCTGGCCTGTCTGCTGGCCGCCGTTGCCGGTGCGCTTAATACGGTGGCGTTTGAAATTGTAGGATTTTTCGCTGCCAACATGACCGGTAACGTCTCTTCCCTTTCCGATAATCTGGCCCGGTTCAGGTGGAACGGCGGCATATTCTTCCTGTCCATCGTACTGTTTTTTATTTTTGGCGCTTTACTCTCCACGCTGATTATCAATGCCGGACGGCGCAGAGGCCTGCGCGGCATCTATGCTTTCGTTATTGTTATTGAAGCGCTGGCGCTAATGGTGCTTGGCGTGGCTGAGCTGAGCTTCACCCTGCCAGGGGCGGTGCTCATTTTGGCCCTGAGCCTGCTGATGGGGCTGCAAAACGCCGTGGTAACGAGGATTTCGAATGCCCGCGTCAGAACGACGCACGTCTCCGGCACGGCAACCGATATTGGTATTGAAATGGCGATGCTGATTGATATCCTGCGGCGGCAGGAGTCCCCCAGTGAAGCCACGGCATATCTCGATCGGTTAAAGCTCCATGCGCTGACGATAGCGGGATTTCTGGTCGGGGGGATCGTTGGTATCTGGGCCTGGAGCCTGCTGGGGTATGCTTTTCTGATTGTCGCCGGATGCGTACTGATGGTGATGTCCCTGCTTTCGCTGCATCATGCCAAAGCGCGCTATTCCGCTGCGGCGAGCGGTACGTTGAAATAG
- a CDS encoding NAD-dependent malic enzyme, which produces MSSHAREDKPAAVSPLPLSSAQQNKGTAFSEADRKKHRLEGLLPPIVDSLQTQIQRVKEHLDGKPNDIEKYIYLQELANRNETLFYATLMSDPVTFIPLVYDPTIADACLKYGHIYRQPKGMYLTREMKGRLAEVLRNWPQKDVRFICVTSGGRILGLGDIGANGAPIPVGKLQLYTACAAVPPEGLLPVHLDIGTSNKKLTSDPLYTGLRKAPLAQKALDELLDEFVAAVESVFPGCCIHFEDWKGSDAVRYLQRYQSRALVYNDDIQGTASVVLAGLITALKTTGGKLSQQRVLFAGAGSAGTGIANMLVEAMVLEGAEREEARRAITLFDKDGLIETGRKKLSAEQKTFARKAEPQSDLQKVVEAVKPTVLIGVSTQGGLFTEKVVKTMSKLNDRPIIFPLSNPTDNAECTAKQAYQWTKGKALYAAGVQFGEENVQGETRYPGQANNFYIFPAVSLAVYAARPRRIDDRLFIEAARACAQQVSKKDRDRGMLYPSQAGILKTEKAIARHLVRYLFDNDLAGVEEPDDIPRWLDKLSYKPRYE; this is translated from the coding sequence ATGTCGTCACACGCCAGAGAAGATAAGCCCGCAGCCGTTTCCCCTTTGCCACTCTCTTCAGCACAGCAAAATAAAGGTACGGCCTTTAGCGAAGCAGATCGTAAAAAACACCGACTGGAAGGGCTGCTGCCGCCCATCGTGGACAGTTTGCAAACCCAGATCCAGCGCGTTAAAGAGCACCTCGACGGCAAGCCTAACGACATCGAAAAATATATCTACTTGCAGGAGCTGGCGAATCGCAATGAAACGCTGTTTTATGCCACGCTGATGTCCGATCCCGTCACCTTTATTCCCCTGGTTTACGATCCCACCATTGCGGATGCCTGTCTTAAGTACGGCCATATTTATCGCCAGCCGAAGGGGATGTATCTGACGCGTGAAATGAAAGGCCGGCTGGCTGAGGTGCTGCGCAACTGGCCGCAAAAGGACGTTCGTTTTATCTGTGTAACCTCCGGTGGCCGGATTTTAGGACTGGGCGACATCGGTGCTAACGGTGCGCCTATCCCGGTGGGAAAGCTCCAGCTCTACACCGCCTGCGCCGCCGTCCCGCCAGAGGGCCTGCTGCCTGTCCACCTGGACATTGGCACCAGCAATAAAAAGCTGACGAGTGACCCACTTTATACCGGCCTGCGTAAAGCCCCCCTTGCGCAAAAAGCGCTGGATGAGCTGCTGGATGAGTTTGTCGCGGCGGTGGAGAGCGTCTTCCCCGGCTGCTGTATTCACTTTGAGGACTGGAAAGGCAGTGATGCGGTGCGCTATCTACAACGCTATCAGAGTCGGGCCCTGGTTTATAACGACGATATTCAGGGTACGGCAAGCGTGGTGCTGGCTGGCCTGATTACGGCCCTGAAAACCACTGGCGGCAAGCTGTCACAGCAGCGCGTGCTCTTTGCCGGTGCTGGCTCCGCTGGAACGGGCATCGCCAATATGCTGGTTGAGGCGATGGTGCTGGAAGGCGCAGAGCGGGAAGAGGCTCGCCGGGCAATCACGCTGTTCGATAAGGACGGGCTGATTGAGACGGGGCGTAAAAAACTCTCTGCTGAACAGAAGACCTTTGCCCGGAAGGCTGAACCCCAGTCCGATCTGCAAAAAGTGGTGGAAGCGGTTAAACCTACGGTGCTTATCGGCGTCAGTACGCAGGGGGGGCTGTTCACCGAGAAGGTGGTTAAAACCATGAGTAAGCTGAACGATCGGCCGATTATCTTCCCACTTTCCAATCCGACAGATAACGCTGAATGCACCGCAAAACAGGCCTATCAGTGGACCAAGGGCAAAGCGCTCTATGCCGCGGGTGTGCAGTTCGGTGAGGAAAACGTACAGGGTGAAACGCGCTATCCGGGTCAGGCCAATAACTTTTATATTTTTCCGGCGGTAAGCCTGGCGGTGTACGCGGCGCGCCCCAGGCGTATTGACGATCGGCTGTTTATAGAGGCAGCCCGCGCCTGTGCGCAGCAGGTCAGTAAAAAAGATCGCGATCGGGGAATGCTCTACCCTTCACAGGCCGGGATACTGAAAACGGAAAAGGCTATCGCCCGTCATCTGGTGCGCTATCTGTTTGATAACGATCTGGCGGGGGTGGAAGAGCCCGATGATATCCCCCGCTGGCTTGATAAGCTGAGCTACAAGCCCCGTTACGAGTAA